One part of the Ralstonia pickettii genome encodes these proteins:
- a CDS encoding SOS response-associated peptidase family protein: MLEFRSDPPQTMLVACLWSRWTKPGEKDLLSFAIITDDPPPEISEAGHDRFPVPIKEENIDARLNPESRDLAALDAIVDARPDLYYLHKLAS; encoded by the coding sequence GTGCTTGAATTCCGGTCCGACCCGCCGCAGACGATGCTCGTTGCCTGTCTCTGGTCACGTTGGACGAAACCCGGTGAAAAGGATCTGCTGTCGTTCGCCATCATCACCGACGATCCGCCCCCGGAGATTTCAGAGGCCGGCCACGATCGATTCCCTGTGCCTATTAAGGAAGAAAACATCGACGCGAGGCTGAACCCAGAGTCGCGCGATCTTGCGGCATTAGATGCGATCGTGGATGCCCGACCAGACTTGTACTACCTTCACAAGCTGGCAAGCTAA
- a CDS encoding tyrosine-type recombinase/integrase gives MTRSLNFTKATLDALPAAKPGSRETYHDSKTPGLQLRVTESGVKTFSVYRWLKDDKKPQRRTLGRYPQMTIEQARTAAAQVNALVEAGGNPGDELKAKRAKGVTLRETFAEFLRARKNLSPRTVYSYERIMGFHAEEDRTDARRSKHKPRRSGESFKDWLDKPIVSITKDMVEKRHAKMGEFSHAQANCSMRVLRTVLNFAAAKYENSKGEPIIAENPVKRLSQTRAWYPVGRRSTVLRLQDLKPWFAAVLALPTVDGNSQRVANAKPEDVRDYLLFLILTGARRTEAAKLRWDQVDLIARTFTFHETKNKQRHTLPLSDYLYDMLSTRKEAVAGDYVFPGTGKAGYLVETRRQTAKVVEESGVSFTLHDLRRTFITIAESLDIPAYALKRLLNHKSGNDVTAGYIVMDVERLREPMQLVTDYILRTAGLRPTAVVSPLRKRQHHE, from the coding sequence ATGACCCGCTCCCTCAACTTCACCAAGGCGACACTGGACGCCCTTCCCGCTGCCAAGCCAGGTTCGCGGGAGACCTACCACGACTCCAAGACCCCCGGCTTGCAACTCCGAGTGACGGAGAGCGGCGTAAAGACGTTCTCCGTTTACAGGTGGCTGAAGGATGACAAGAAACCGCAGCGTAGGACGCTGGGCCGCTATCCACAGATGACCATTGAGCAGGCTCGAACTGCGGCGGCACAGGTGAACGCCCTCGTCGAGGCAGGGGGCAACCCCGGGGATGAATTGAAGGCCAAGCGCGCCAAAGGCGTCACGCTGCGCGAAACCTTCGCGGAATTTCTCCGCGCCCGCAAGAACCTGTCCCCCCGCACGGTCTACAGCTACGAACGCATCATGGGCTTCCATGCGGAGGAGGATCGTACAGACGCTAGGCGCTCAAAGCACAAGCCTCGCCGCTCTGGAGAGTCCTTCAAGGACTGGTTGGATAAGCCCATCGTGTCGATCACCAAAGACATGGTGGAGAAGCGGCACGCCAAGATGGGAGAGTTTTCGCATGCCCAGGCGAACTGTTCAATGCGCGTATTGCGCACGGTGCTGAACTTCGCAGCAGCCAAGTATGAGAACAGCAAGGGCGAGCCCATCATCGCTGAGAACCCAGTGAAGCGGCTATCGCAGACACGAGCGTGGTATCCAGTGGGCCGACGCAGCACTGTTCTGCGGCTACAGGACCTGAAGCCTTGGTTTGCGGCTGTGCTGGCGCTCCCTACAGTAGACGGAAACAGCCAGCGAGTGGCCAATGCCAAGCCAGAGGACGTCCGCGACTATCTACTCTTTTTGATCTTGACAGGCGCTAGGCGCACTGAGGCAGCTAAGCTGCGATGGGATCAAGTGGACCTCATAGCTCGCACCTTCACGTTCCACGAGACGAAGAACAAGCAACGTCACACGTTGCCACTGTCGGACTACCTTTATGACATGCTGTCTACTCGGAAAGAGGCAGTTGCAGGCGACTACGTCTTCCCCGGCACTGGCAAGGCCGGGTATCTAGTCGAAACGCGGAGGCAGACGGCAAAGGTAGTCGAGGAATCCGGCGTCTCCTTCACACTGCACGATCTGCGGCGCACGTTCATCACGATCGCAGAGTCCCTGGACATCCCTGCATACGCTCTCAAACGGCTGCTCAACCACAAGAGCGGCAACGACGTGACAGCTGGCTACATCGTGATGGATGTAGAGCGTCTGCGCGAGCCAATGCAACTGGTTACTGACTACATCCTGCGCACAGCCGGGTTGCGGCCCACTGCGGTGGTTTCCCCACTTCGAAAGAGACAGCATCATGAGTGA
- a CDS encoding AAA family ATPase translates to MPRAHDSIAPNGEPAGQGAVNGLPYDLTKLDQAAKFYVRCGHPVVPVHPYAKNPYIKDWEQHPLRTVEEIQDHWSAHPADNVGLFMGDEYVALDIDTKDGKEGARTLAWLAAKYPPIRSTLTQRSQSGGWHKIFRLTPAQRCRLRKHTNVRLGPCHANSGLDIITGNAIIVVAPSTTHVGAYKWKDLDAEILDMPDDLFELLVSVEHAGREPANDPAPQLLGAKPPVVELDDHIIALLQRGYRDSCGYHSPSEARAASYRALCAAGYTAEHIAYVIEKSPLRYHADRTRPPLSGNALLQDIKRVLALPYTESTGSERDSGTPRTHITPGLFKDYTTLCGAANACRWIVKGLIPADATGILYGEAGSYKTFVALDLALHIAHGLPWCDRKTLGGLVLYVAGEGGSSLRYRIEAWHKRQNLDPGAVPLRVCTTPLPLNDKDCAASVKAAIRQLGTELGAPVLILIDTLSQNFDGDENSTSEMAAFFRILTTEIRAACQGSSVILIHHTGHDKTRARGSYTIKANTDFMFRLEGQAHKATLTCEKMKDAECPAPLSFDLHVMDLGVDEDADPRSSLTAEFSPTASAPATSQRRHSKHSATLLAVMRDLEHGALEPEIREAFNKACRELTEEARRRGFNRALEAARQDGWIVRSPSGVLSLAARSMQDAHDIDA, encoded by the coding sequence ATGCCGCGAGCACACGACTCCATTGCGCCGAACGGCGAACCAGCCGGACAGGGTGCAGTCAATGGACTGCCGTACGACCTCACCAAGCTGGACCAAGCTGCCAAATTCTATGTGCGGTGCGGGCATCCAGTAGTCCCTGTGCACCCGTATGCCAAGAATCCTTACATCAAGGACTGGGAACAGCATCCGCTACGTACAGTTGAAGAGATACAGGATCATTGGAGCGCGCATCCGGCCGACAACGTCGGCCTATTCATGGGCGATGAATACGTAGCCTTGGATATCGATACAAAGGATGGAAAGGAGGGAGCACGTACACTTGCCTGGCTAGCCGCCAAGTACCCACCCATCAGATCTACTCTGACGCAACGCTCCCAGTCTGGGGGCTGGCATAAGATCTTCAGGCTCACGCCGGCGCAGCGATGTCGGCTGCGCAAGCACACAAACGTGCGGCTTGGCCCCTGCCACGCCAACTCTGGCCTCGACATCATCACAGGCAATGCAATCATTGTCGTCGCGCCATCCACCACGCACGTCGGCGCGTATAAGTGGAAGGACCTCGATGCCGAGATCCTCGATATGCCTGACGACCTCTTCGAGCTATTGGTGAGCGTCGAGCATGCAGGACGTGAGCCGGCCAATGATCCCGCACCGCAGTTGCTAGGCGCTAAGCCGCCGGTGGTTGAGCTTGACGACCATATCATCGCATTGCTGCAGCGTGGATATCGAGATAGCTGTGGGTATCACTCTCCCAGCGAAGCACGGGCTGCATCCTACCGTGCCCTCTGTGCGGCCGGCTATACCGCCGAGCACATTGCCTACGTAATAGAGAAGAGCCCACTGAGGTATCACGCCGACAGAACACGACCGCCACTGTCAGGCAACGCGCTACTCCAGGACATCAAGAGGGTCCTGGCACTGCCCTATACCGAGAGCACAGGAAGTGAGCGGGATAGTGGAACGCCTCGAACCCACATCACGCCAGGGCTGTTCAAGGACTACACCACGCTCTGCGGTGCGGCCAACGCCTGTCGCTGGATAGTGAAGGGCCTGATCCCTGCGGACGCGACAGGAATCCTTTACGGTGAGGCCGGCTCATATAAGACGTTCGTCGCGCTGGATCTAGCCCTGCATATTGCCCATGGCCTGCCTTGGTGCGACAGGAAAACCCTGGGTGGCCTTGTCCTGTACGTTGCAGGCGAAGGCGGAAGCAGCTTGCGCTACCGCATAGAGGCTTGGCACAAGCGCCAAAATCTAGATCCCGGTGCCGTACCCTTGCGCGTGTGCACGACTCCGCTTCCGCTCAATGACAAGGACTGCGCTGCGAGCGTAAAGGCGGCAATTCGGCAGCTTGGTACAGAGCTCGGTGCCCCGGTGCTAATCCTGATCGATACCCTGAGCCAGAACTTCGACGGAGACGAAAACTCGACCAGCGAAATGGCGGCGTTCTTCCGCATCCTCACAACCGAGATTCGTGCAGCCTGCCAAGGTTCCTCGGTGATCCTGATCCACCATACGGGGCATGACAAGACCCGCGCACGAGGCAGCTACACGATCAAGGCAAATACCGACTTCATGTTCCGACTGGAAGGGCAGGCCCACAAGGCAACGCTCACCTGCGAAAAGATGAAGGATGCCGAGTGCCCCGCCCCTCTGTCCTTTGACCTCCACGTGATGGATCTCGGCGTGGACGAAGACGCTGACCCTCGCAGCTCTCTTACCGCCGAGTTCTCACCCACCGCTTCCGCTCCGGCAACAAGCCAACGCCGGCACAGCAAGCATTCCGCAACGCTCCTGGCGGTGATGCGCGACCTCGAACACGGTGCACTGGAGCCGGAAATCAGAGAGGCGTTCAACAAGGCTTGCCGTGAGCTTACCGAGGAGGCTAGGCGCCGTGGCTTCAACCGCGCGCTCGAAGCCGCACGACAGGACGGCTGGATCGTTCGTTCACCAAGCGGCGTTTTATCCCTGGCAGCTCGATCAATGCAAGACGCCCATGACATTGATGCCTGA
- a CDS encoding HNH endonuclease, translating to MAKKYDAFEAYLRSLPGDTIRLTYDQIREYGGLEKLPKSVSEHAYQYLSNSKSQPIPAAWLRAGWWKFNHNYNEQYIDLHRSVPLEAVTLADDVGDDGVQNENRQLVNVKTRRGQRDFRERLRRAYGDTCAITGSIVVPLLEAAHIVPHAHKTNYATSNGLLLRADMHTLFDMHLIAVDSDGRVVVSGRLQGTEYAQYHLQRLKAFPQTPVDQPSSENLKRHHGRFLASQETTHSTAQSR from the coding sequence ATGGCAAAAAAATACGACGCATTTGAAGCATATCTACGCAGTCTGCCCGGAGACACCATAAGGCTTACGTACGACCAAATTAGAGAATACGGTGGCCTGGAAAAATTGCCAAAATCCGTCTCTGAGCACGCGTATCAATATCTCAGTAACTCAAAGTCTCAACCTATCCCCGCCGCGTGGCTACGCGCCGGGTGGTGGAAGTTTAATCACAACTACAATGAACAGTACATTGATCTGCACCGTTCCGTCCCACTTGAAGCGGTGACGCTGGCGGATGACGTCGGCGACGATGGTGTACAGAACGAAAATCGGCAACTGGTGAACGTCAAGACCCGACGCGGTCAGCGTGATTTCCGCGAACGTCTCCGGCGCGCTTACGGTGACACTTGCGCGATTACGGGCTCAATCGTCGTGCCTCTTCTTGAAGCAGCGCACATCGTGCCGCACGCGCACAAAACGAACTACGCCACGTCAAACGGGTTGCTCCTGCGTGCGGACATGCACACGCTGTTCGACATGCATCTCATCGCTGTTGATTCGGACGGTCGGGTCGTTGTCTCAGGAAGGCTTCAAGGTACTGAGTACGCGCAATACCATTTGCAGCGACTTAAAGCTTTTCCTCAAACTCCGGTTGACCAACCGTCCTCGGAGAACCTGAAACGCCATCACGGTCGATTCCTCGCTAGCCAAGAAACGACTCACTCAACCGCGCAATCTCGGTAA
- a CDS encoding helix-turn-helix domain-containing protein: protein MNQQHLQRGAQPPQSDLLTTEQAAAYLGVKPRSLEVWRCVGRYGLPYLKVGRLVRYRQSDLDAFLERNVRVDHAA, encoded by the coding sequence ATGAACCAGCAACATCTACAACGGGGCGCTCAGCCCCCCCAGTCCGATCTACTCACCACTGAACAGGCTGCGGCCTACCTCGGAGTCAAGCCGCGCTCCCTTGAGGTCTGGCGCTGCGTCGGCAGGTATGGTCTCCCGTACCTCAAAGTTGGCCGGCTGGTCAGGTACCGGCAGTCGGACCTGGATGCATTCCTGGAACGGAATGTGAGGGTTGATCATGCCGCGTAA
- a CDS encoding transcriptional regulator: MPTSEEKHAFAERLKQALTRSSKKIGSAAELALQFNLRTTGEPISAQAAHKWLVGTAMPTLDKIETLAAWLDVPLQWLRFGIPESAGKHRKRKAKAGDVGALTAYEAELIARLRAMPEVRRKLIVDLAEQLSLDGEMWTG, translated from the coding sequence ATGCCCACGTCGGAAGAAAAACACGCCTTCGCCGAACGCCTCAAGCAGGCCCTAACCCGTAGCTCGAAAAAAATCGGCTCGGCGGCTGAACTCGCTCTCCAGTTCAATCTGCGAACCACAGGCGAGCCCATCTCAGCTCAGGCCGCCCATAAGTGGCTGGTGGGCACAGCGATGCCGACCCTCGATAAGATTGAAACGTTGGCCGCCTGGCTGGACGTCCCGCTGCAGTGGCTGCGCTTTGGCATCCCTGAATCGGCTGGCAAGCACCGAAAGAGGAAGGCGAAAGCTGGCGACGTGGGCGCCTTGACGGCATACGAGGCCGAGTTGATTGCGCGGCTCCGGGCCATGCCGGAGGTTCGCCGCAAGCTCATCGTGGACTTGGCAGAACAACTCTCACTGGACGGAGAGATGTGGACTGGCTAG